From Plasmodium chabaudi chabaudi strain AS genome assembly, chromosome: 12, the proteins below share one genomic window:
- a CDS encoding 40S ribosomal protein S3A, putative (pfam_scan;Pfam:PF01015.14; E()=8.1E-86;score=286.7;query 15-221;description=Ribosomal_S3Ae;~iprscan;InterPro:IPR001593 : Ribosomal protein S3Ae;Pfam:PF01015; score=1.5E-85;query 15-221;description=Ribosomal protein S3Ae;~iprscan;InterPro:IPR001593 : Ribosomal protein S3Ae;SMART:SM01397; score=1.9E-115;query 15-221;description=Ribosomal protein S3Ae), translated as MAVGKNKRTSKGKKGGKKKVTDVFTKKEWYDLNAPNVFMVRKFGKTLVTKTIGKKLATDGLKGRIYEVNLADLNNDEDQAHKKIKLICDHIVNRDCYTDFCGLSITRDKLCSLIRKGYTLIEGCTDVKTIDNYHLRMFCIAFTKKRPNQTKTTCYAQTSQIKKIRKKMVDIMHAEASKVLLKDLVKKIIPESIGKEVEKQCKKIFPLQNVLIRKVKILKRPKLDISKLMELHTDPKDDSGKNVKSLPESKEATNILTAELKH; from the exons ATGGCagttggaaaaaataaaagaacaTCAAAAGGAAAAAAGGGTGGAAAGAAAAAGGTCACTGATGTTTTTACTAAAAAAGAATGGTATGACCTTAATGCTCCTAACGTGTTTATGGTTAGAAAATTTGGAAAAACCTTAGTTACTAAAACTATTGGAAAAA AATTGGCAACTGACGGTTTAAAGGGTAGAATTTACGAAGTCAACTTAGCcgatttaaataatgatgaagatCAAgctcataaaaaaataaaattaatttgtgATCATATCGTAAATAGAGATTGCTATACAGACTTTTGTGGTTTAAGTATAACAAGAGATAAGTTATGTTCATTAATTAGAAAAGGTTATACCTTAATTGAAGGATGCACTGATGTCAAAACTATTGACAACTATCATTTAAGAATGTTTTGTATAGcttttactaaaaaaagACCTAACCAAACAAAAACCACTTGTTATGCACAAACTAgccaaattaaaaaaatcagaaaaaaaatggttgATATTATGCACGCTGAAGCTAGTAAagttttattaaaagatttagtaaaaaaaattattcctGAATCAATAGGCAAAGAAGTTGAAAAacaatgtaaaaaaatatttccattacaaaatgtattaattagaaaagttaaaattttaaaaagacCTAAATTAGATATCTCTAAATTAATGGAATTACACACAGACCCAAAAGATGACTCAGGAAAAAATGTCAAATCTTTACCTGAATCAAAGGAAGCTACTAATATTTTAACTGCTGAACTTAaacattaa
- a CDS encoding conserved Plasmodium protein, unknown function (term=structural;date=20111002;qualifier=method_exon=changed gene model, changed coordinates of exon 2 based on RNASeq;curatorName=ucb@sanger.ac.uk;~;query 1407-1796; ~;query 1839-2218; ~;query 1384-1406; ~;query 1797-1814; ~;query 1819-1838; ~;query 2219-2241; ~;query 1-1383; ~;query 1815-1818; ~;query 2242-2369; ~;query 2343-2343;GPI_cleavage_site_score=0.13679999;~tmhmm; query 1-2370), which produces MNNNNNRKNYNNNFFNEYENDKKELYKKNPNDLTSRHVGNNNDNINNNAQNIGHKRNNNTSGNWNNYNNNRMYGSSNGLNKGNKNIPIKRNLINGKPNKSMEHIKNNIIRNKIIKNYNFASNTSSNNIYNNTVHKNEFRKNAENNQNPLIQQRPKSSHFDDNKKITQENKSVYNIHNINNSNLKNAGNDMVNANNNIYNNPDFFKKNDNSKKGLINNNPNVPLMERKDKNKKVYDYSQSSSFKGYSNLNKEKKNTTYFQTNESDTGLSQYSSASLYNKNNEQSYGNNVTKTLYNNKIVSSHIKFDNSQNENYNFGTETESRGLYSNKKSNDVYKNISENMNNYGLQTNNNFNQKNDYLSGQTSESHNKNISNIDKADESLEKKIYQTISNNKEALDILSKYFKNINGNMDPATLNNIILECKNNKVLVNILNGIKEEMNNNSLDKLKNISHDKAGTYNVENAQHAKQLFKSADLDDIKNKWNMCIIKYKDKNVYSIFNNVENSLNANTKNVEIFKSPLFCNNNYHLSKNIFYNNYKIVLIHNVKYLLLENIFSFKVGSEKKNNSNTSVENADNNKTNANEPTSPFPTISYADSSFDNFCLFFNNYYQISEWYRNKLFFFLVYKIIIMDEEEEEYHSYYSIFLKILDKNTFVFFLSVLINIMKNYSLKLKYMINVIERLLPVLAKKKEQKKKNLKNSQNKNNSIPNSYTGSSTKKYILFNILYFKLLRLLFYKIENYYIQKKHLLLLFLRYIKNFLLNICNSTIIIQYLFIKCIDLMNKYNNQQYILIKTISMEILLQLWNNEFLKLSILKMGKSIIRFIIFISNVEYVNKNIFPFIISSIETTNQTDAYNYISSSIQNNKYYKQKKKRLKHFLYYFKHHNVLSLYHDEDQINKTTISFEENIEDAKVGSPINIEQNAIYGNTLFDLILQIKGSYNYFNVLISKKEKVCLDFLLNMNNLNPNFHFHLFYETFIQNNLSNLVNENKLVYYFEWALTKDRLKRCENNEADKQNDSNLGIKIKGITSLNGGLKEEGNSTSLQNKRRNNFIENENNFAKKVKHTDVVSDNYDSCIMNDENEIDENLLNYYEGVENKNCNKQANEKVMYCLYELFKKNDGILSKIYCSHIKLSFFFNIFFYKSNEMSRILSSSLSTYSRKYKNFKRDNQKIIKFMNINNITHFLIVKFLLKYVGKIKCNDDSTNVKDIKNKEMTSNLDKDIFACYKILEHSLKTDISNTNSFLNYINKIILHLYEKKRENIVLSLIISFSIYNFISYIEGSDNKKVVIENMEELKLADIVNGIYQHCLIGQLLKGNNYFIDNETSVINLDDIYNYELTNHMKIIPKNINKEIFDLVNYKKYIFQKGNYKKIEAIKISKKNMINNLYTSEILNYIYYNVLYIVIHLIMNIRFYYTIFFNTYKKNIYQFSKKRCFIFKSEDKGKYTIKTSDYDTQSLEDNPDLDKFLSQTSQKDIANSDDKYIFLKFQRENDHNYVEKKKIIIKYYKSVKKNIIKNLKQYILVNNSHNYVKGFMQDSLYFNMLLAFYKSPICMQSVSFCLCSNSGISTEFDFNLKTLSQINDIFSFVHQVNKIVYLVVHKGLSIHKEIVCTLNNCMLDNDSIDCNKFCAEFVFYEIVTASYSLNKHTKCDTVNDKSNYNNDETKERDINSHGTYTSDNNEGDGDRDGGEPKTNNSNVCTSPRFGKDSNWLFRFSYKNDKKKAAYFNELLDYIVYSVNNSYKKERTLFWSEFFYSLKNYGIINFQIFFYLCSMLKMARNVESELRDEIKNKQVAIMKRKIKIVEKIYILYLFKIGFILNMSIYETFDFLFSIITIIFNYNFFSFYMIKKVYKIDKDKESIAKSFASYIEKEIENIIYNYDQTIFIEAIKHINDSIFLRKSIKNLILKSYSYINIIMHILPLKNIIIDMNNITYIQINNDKNNKIDTLLEQYKVQKFDNRMKNIDDECEKDDHETYEESMCSEKFSSSSNDEFEKLDNSLEYFSSHLNYNNTNAKRLNSLENDQINNIKKMWIFKIFKNFYSQSFTFHKNKTENENFYENKKKLIYFFFPKCTKKGKGTLNSCNPILDTQIYELRKRLSKNNNFRSMSRQALLLKWMCLRLFILHKYKYKTMNNSQIFNYIYKKLNLIYEEKLIRFNSPSDANIISLGNPNLRYIFHTFLSHINNNLIYLINKCIKIFKNEGGTYIGKNTSEQNGINKKKQKMKKKKKNTAIDCVNFYSTNFLLAFYPYLIKSRISYDIFFNLFKIYFSLYLINKHNNRLSIQSPIYIILLIFSHQIKINKYVLFSYITTVVNFMHSTPLSDIFCLDSLTHHIVIDNIRDSVEYFMKTVTQENATFDDVTISYDANSISLFYHMLLSNF; this is translated from the exons ATGAACAATAACAATAAcagaaaaaattacaataataacttttttaatgaatatgaaaatgataaaaaggagttgtataaaaaaaatccaaaCGATTTAACATCAAGACATGTAGGAAACAATAATgataacataaataataatgccCAAAATATCGGgcataaaagaaataataatactagTGGAAATTGGAATAACTATAATAACAATCGAATGTATGGATCTTCAAATGGACTAAATAAaggaaacaaaaatattccaATAAAACggaatttaataaatggcaaaccaaataaaagtatggaacatataaaaaataatattatcagaaataaaattataaaaaattataatttcgCTAGTAATACTTCCTctaacaatatatataataatactgtccataaaaatgaattcaGAAAAAACGCAGAGAATAATCAAAATCCCCTGATTCAACAACGCCCAAAAAGTTCACACtttgatgataataaaaaaataacacaagaaaataaaagcgtctataatatacacaacataaataatagtaacttaaaaaatgctGGAAACGACATGGtaaatgcaaataataatatttataataatcctgatttttttaaaaaaaacgataattcaaaaaaagggttaataaataataatccaAATGTGCCATTAATGGAAAggaaagataaaaataaaaaggttTACGATTATTCACAAAGCTCATCTTTTAAAGGGTATAGCAacttaaataaagaaaaaaaaaacactaCGTATTTTCAAACTAACGAATCGGACACAGGTCTTTCACAATATTCAAGTGCTAGCctttacaataaaaataatgaacagTCATATGGAAATAATGTGACAAAAACgttgtataataataaaatcgtTTCAAgtcatataaaatttgataattctcaaaatgaaaattataattttggtACTGAAACTGAATCAAGGGGTTTATActctaataaaaaaagtaacgatgtttataaaaatatatcagaaaatatgaataattatggtttacaaacaaataataattttaaccAAAAGAATGACTATTTATCTGGGCAAACTTCCGAAAGccataacaaaaatattagcaATATTGATAAAGCAGATGAAagtttagaaaaaaaaatatatcagactataagtaataataaagaagctcttgatatattatcaaaatattttaaaaacataaatggaaatatgGATCCAGCaactttaaataatataatattagagtgtaaaaataataaagtttTAGTCAACATTTTAAATGGAATCAAAGaagaaatgaataataatagctTAGACaagttgaaaaatatatcacaCGATAAAGCCGGTACATATAATGTTGAAAATGCTCAGCATGCTAAGCAACTCTTTAAAAGTGCAGATCTTgatgatattaaaaataagtggaatatgtgtataataaaatacaaggataaaaatgtttatagcATATTCAACAATGTTGAAAATAGTTTAAATGCGAATACAAAGAATgtagaaatatttaaatcgccattattttgtaataataattatcatttatcaaaaaatatattttataataattataaaattgtattaataCATAATGTGAAGTACTTATTATTGGAAAACATTTTTAGTTTTAAAGTTGGgtctgaaaaaaaaaacaattccAACACATCAGTGGAAAATgctgataataataagacAAATGCCAATGAGCCTACTTCGCCTTTTCCAACTATTTCCTATGCTGATTCAAgctttgataatttttgcctcttttttaataattattatcaaatatcTGAATGGTAcagaaataaattatttttttttcttgtatacaaaataataataatggatGAAGAGGAGGAAGAATATCACAGTTActatagtatttttttaaagatcCTAGACAAAAATAcgtttgttttttttttatcagtcttgattaatataatgaaaaattattctttAAAACTAAAATACATGATTAATGTTATAGAGAGGTTACTACCTGTTTTAGCCAAAAAGAAAgaacagaaaaaaaaaaacttgaAAAACAGCCAAAATAAGAATAATTCAATACCAAATAGCTATACAGGATCGAGCACAAAAAAGTATatcctttttaatatactttattttaaattacttcgcttattattttacaaaattgagaattattatattcaaaaaaaacatttattattattatttttgagatatataaaaaacttcttactaaatatatgtaactcgactataattatacaatacttatttattaagTGCATCGATTTAATGAATAAGTACAATAACCAACagtatattttaattaaaactATTTCAatggaaatattattacaattatggaacaatgaatttttaaaactgtCGATTTTGAAAATGGGAAAATCAATAATcagatttattatttttataagtaaTGTagaatatgtaaataaaaatattttcccttttattatatcttcTATCGAAACAACTAATCAAACGGATGcctataattatatttcatcatcgattcaaaacaataaatattataaacaaaagaaaaaaagattAAAGCATTTTCTATACTATTTCAAACACCACAATgttttatctttatatcATGATGAAgaccaaataaataaaacgaCTATATCGTTcgaagaaaatatagagGATGCAAAAGTGGGTTCTCCGATAAACATTGAACAAAATGCCATTTATGGGAATACACTTTTTGATTTAATACTTCAAATAAAAGGCagttataattatttcaatgttttaatatcaaagaaagaaaaagtGTGTCTTGATTTTTTACTTAATATGAACAATTTAAACCCCAATTTTCATTTCCacttattttatgaaacatttatacaaaacaatttatcaaatttgGTGAATGAGAATAAGTTGGTTTACTACTTCGAGTGGGCTCTAACCAAGGACAGGTTGAAAAGGTGTGAAAATAACGAGGCAGACAAACAAAATGATTCCAATTtgggaataaaaataaaaggaatAACCTCATTGAATGGGGGTTTAAAGGAAGAAGGTAATTCTACTTCTTTACAAAATAAGAGgcgaaataattttatagaaaatgaaaacaattttgcaaaaaaagtaaaacaTACTGATGTTGTAAGTGATAATTATGATTCCTGCATAAtgaatgatgaaaatgagatagatgaaaatttattaaattattacgAGGGtgtagaaaataaaaattgtaataagCAAGCAAATGAAAAAGTGATGTATTGCTTGTATgaactatttaaaaaaaacgatggtatattatcaaaaatatattgttccCATATAAAgttaagttttttttttaatatatttttttacaaaagtAATGAAATGAGCCGAATATTATCAAGCTCTTTATCTACTTATagtagaaaatataaaaactttAAACGAGATAATCAAaagattataaaatttatgaacataaataatattacacattttttgatagttaaatttttattgaaGTATGTaggtaaaataaaatgtaatgATGATAGTACAAATGTAAAggacataaaaaataaagaaatgacttcaaatttagataaagatatatttgcttgttataaaattttagaGCATTCTTTGAAAACAGATATAAGCAACACAAAtagttttttaaattatataaataagattatattacatttatatgaaaaaaaaagagaaaatattgttttaagTTTAATTATATCCTTTAGTATTTACAATTTCATATCATATATTGAAGGaagtgataataaaaaagtagttatagaaaatatgGAAGAACTTAAACTTGCTGATATAGTTAATGGCATTTATCAACATTGTCTTATTGGACAACTcttaaaaggaaataacTATTTTATAGATAACGAAACAAGTGTTATAAATTTagatgatatatataattatgaattaACAAatcatatgaaaataattccaaaaaatattaataaagaaatatttgatcttgttaattataaaaaatatatatttcaaaaaggaaattataaaaaaattgaagctataaaaatttctaaaaaaaatatgataaataatttatatacatctgaaatattaaattatatttattataatgtcttatatattgtcattcatttaattatgaatatacgattttattataccatattttttaatacttacaaaaaaaatatttatcaattttcaaaaaaaaggtgttttatttttaaatcggAAGACAAAGGAAAATATACTATCAAGACTTCAGACTATGATACTCAAAGTTTGGAAGACAATCCAGATTTAGACAAGTTCCTTTCACAAACAAGTCAAAAAGATATTGCCAATTCtgatgataaatatatttttctaaaattcCAAAGAGAAAATGATCATAATTatgtggaaaaaaaaaaaataataataaaatattataaaagtgttaaaaaaaatataattaaaaatttaaagcaatatatattagtaaACAATTCTCATAATTATGTCAAAGGTTTTATGCAagattctttatatttcaaTATGCTACTTGCATTTTACAAGTCTCCAATTTGTATGCAATCAGTATCTTTCTGTCTTTGCTCTAATAGTGGTATCTCTACTGAATTCGattttaatttgaaaaCTCTCAGCCAAATAAATGACATATTTTCCTTTGTTCATCaagttaataaaattgtttatttggTCGTACATAAAGGATTATCTATTCACAAAGAAATAGTATGCACCCTAAACAATTGCATGCTTGACAATGATTCTATTGattgtaataaattttgtgctgaattcgttttttatgaaatagTTACTGCTTCCTACAGCCTCAACAAGCACACAAAATGTGATACTGTAAATGATAAATCAAATTACAATAATGACGAAACGAAAGAAAGGGACATAAACTCCCACGGCACTTACACAAGTGACAATAACGAAGGTGATGGAGATCGGGATGGGGGTGAACCAAAAACGAATAACTCAAATGTGTGTACTTCTCCAAGATTTGGAAAAGACAGCAATTGGCTATTCCGTTTTAGCTACAAAAATGATAAGAAAAAAGCTGCATATTTTAACGAGCTTTTAGACTACATTGTCTACTCAGTTAATAATAGCTACAAAAAGGAACGGACACTATTTTGGagtgaatttttttatagtcttaaaaattatggaataattaattttcaaatatttttttatttatgctCAATGCTAAAGATGGCCAGAAATGTAGAGAGCGAGTTAAGAGacgaaattaaaaataaacaagttgcaataatgaaaaggaaaataaaaattgtagaaaaaatatatatattatatttatttaaaattggatttattttaaatatgagCATATATGAAacatttgattttttattttccataattacaattatatttaattataatttttttagtttttatatgattaaaAAGGTTTATAAGATTGATAAGGATAAAGAAAGTATAGCAAAATCATTTGCATCCTATATAGAAAAAGAGAtcgaaaatattatttataattatgatcaaacaatatttattgaagcaatcaaacatataaatgattctatatttttacgaaaaagtataaaaaatttgatacTTAAAagttattcatatattaatataattatgcatattttacctctcaaaaatattattatagatatgaataatataacatatatccaaataaataatgacaaaaataataaaatagacaCCCTTTTAGAACAATATAAAGTTCAAAAATTTGACAAtagaatgaaaaatatagatgaCGAATGTGAAAAAGATGATCATGAAACTTATGAAGAATCGATGTGCTCAGAAAAATTTAGTTCATCCTCTAACGATGAGTTTGAAAAGTTGGATAATTCTttagaatatttttcaagccatcttaattataataacacAAATGCTAAAAGGTTGAATAGTCTTGAAAAtgatcaaataaataatattaagaAGATGTggattttcaaaatttttaaaaatttctaTTCCCAATCATTTACTTttcacaaaaataaaacagaaaatgaaaatttttacgaaaataaaaaaaaattgatatatttctttttcccAAAGTGCACTAAAAAGGGTAAAGGCACATTGAACAGTTGCAACCCAATTTTGGATACCCAAATTTACGAGCTAAGAAAAAGgctatcaaaaaataacaattttcGATCTATGTCTAGGCAAGCCCTTTTACTAAAATGGATGTGCTTACGACTGTTTATtttgcataaatataaatacaaaacaaTGAATAATTCccaaatatttaattatatatataaaaaactaaatttaatatatgaagAAAAGTTAATTCGCTTTAACAGTCCATCCGATgctaatattatttctttaggCAATCCAAATcttagatatatttttcatacttTCTTATcccatattaataataatttgatttatttaattaataaatgcataaaaattttcaagaACGAGGGGGGAACATATATTGGCAAAAATACAAGTGAACAAAATgggataaataaaaaaaaacaaaaaatgaaaaaaaaaaaaaaaaatacagcCATCGATTGTGTAAACTTTTATTCtactaattttttattggcATTTTATCCATACTTAATAAAATCAAGAATTTcttatgatatattttttaatttatttaaaatatatttcagtCTTtacttaataaataaacataataatcGGTTATCTATACAATCCCcgatttatataattcttttaattttttcacaccaaataaaaataaataaatatgtctTATTTTCCTACATTACTACTGTTGTAAATTTTATGCACTCAACTCCCTTATCAGACATTTTTTGTCTCGACTCTTTAACGCACCACATTGTTATAGACAATATCAG GGACAGTgtagaatattttatgaaaacgGTCACCCAAGAAAATGCCACATTCGATGATGTAACAATTAGCTATGACGCTAATAgcatatcattattttatcatatgcTACTTAGtaatttttga
- a CDS encoding conserved Plasmodium protein, unknown function (query 148-148;GPI_cleavage_site_score=0.3306) has product MSSIIDKNKKKEEIHFLKAKELKEKIESIKNDLEAKTKLISELKEQRIDKIKNIKELEIKNNTNYKSFINEYENILNEYQNIENEIYEMLGDLASLSEKSYNEILELREENKNILMSKDLVIEKIKKELQDQMEMIDLEMSKHSNMLNSLLLKIGDIFKKTHVQYQNDEELRPLLIRLKSIGKS; this is encoded by the exons ATGAGTTCTATAATcgataaaaacaaaaagaaagagGAAATTCATTTTCTGAAAGCTAAAGAGctgaaagaaaaaatcgAATCGATAAAAAACGATTTAG AGGCTAAAACCAAATTAATTAGCGAACTAAAAGAACAACGAATagacaaaattaaaaatattaaagaacttgaaataaaaaataataccaATTACAAAAgttttataaatgaatatgaaaaCATACTAAACGAATATCAAAACATCGAAAATGAGATTTACGAAATGCTAGGGGACTTAGCATCGCTGTCTGAAAAGTCATACAACGAAATAT tagAACTTagagaagaaaataaaaacattctTATGAGCAAAGACTTAGTTATTgagaaaattaaaaaagagcTTCAAGACCAAATGGAAATGATTGACCTTGAAATGTCTAAACACTCAAATATGCTGAAT AGTTTGCTATTGAAAATAGGCGACATTTTTAAGAAAACACATGTGCAGTATCAAAACGATGAGg AATTAAGGCCATTATTAATACGTTTGAAAAGCATTGGCAAAAGCTAG
- a CDS encoding translation machinery-associated protein 7, putative (term=annotation;date=20130122;qualifier=removed_product=conserved Plasmodium protein, unknown function;qualifier=added_product=translation machinery-associated protein 7, putative;qualifier=added_gene_name=tma7;curatorName=ucb@sanger.ac.uk;~pfam_scan;Pfam:PF09072.6; E()=2.7E-8;score=34.4;query 6-50;description=TMA7;~iprscan;InterPro:IPR015157 : Translation machinery associated TMA7;Pfam:PF09072; score=3.1E-8;query 6-50;description=Translation machinery associated TMA7) yields MPLNIQGGKKKPLKAAKKGPVELTEEDIAFKKEMAEKKKAEEEAKQKLLKAKKK; encoded by the exons atgccACTTAACATACAG gGAGGTAAGAAAAAACCCTTGAAAGCAGCCAAAAAGGGACCTGTTGAACTAACAGAGGAAGATATagcttttaaaaaagaaatggcagaaaagaaaaa GGCTGAAGAAGAAGccaaacaaaaattattaaaggCAAAGAAAAAGTAG